DNA sequence from the Devosia lacusdianchii genome:
TGCCGCCAATTCCGGCCTCGCCATCTTCGCCCTCGGCAAGCACGGCGGACAGGAGCTGAACTATTCGTCCGACATCGACATCGTCGCCTTCTACGATCCCGAGAAGGGCGTTCTTGCCGACCCCTCGGAAGCCACCAAGATCTATTCGCGCATGGTACAGAAGCTGGTCGGCCTGATGGAGGACCGCCGGGCCCATGGCTATGTGTTCCGGACCGATCTGCGCCTGCGGCCCGATCCGGGCTCGACCCCAGTCGCCATCTCCTTCGATGCGGCGCTCGCCTATTACGAAAGCCGCGGCCAGAACTGGGAGCGCGCCGCCTGGATCAAGGCCCGCGCCTGTGCCGGCGATATCGGTGTGGGCCACGCCTTCCTCAAGGAACTGGCGCCCTATGTCTGGCGCAAACATCTCGATTTCGCGACCATCGCCGATATCCAGGCGATGAAGCGTCAGATCAATATCGCCAAGAATGTCGGCGATATCCGCGTCGAGGGTCACAACGTCAAGCTTGGCCGCGGCGGCATCCGCGAGATCGAGTTCTTCACCCAGACCCAGCAATTGATCGCCGGCGGCCGCGACAAGGCGCTGCGGGTGAAGCCGACCGCCCATGCGTTGGCTGCGTTGGCCGACGCCAATTGGATCACCCCCAAGGCGGCGACGGAGCTGACGCAGACCTACTGGTATCTGCGCGCCGTCGAGAACCGTCTGCAAATGCTGCGCGATGAACAGACCCACGTCATGCCCGCCACCTCGGACGAGGTCGCGATCATCGGTCGGCTGATGGGTCAGCCCGACCTGCGCCAGTTCGAAATCGGCTACCGTGCCGCGCTGGAGCGGGTGGTCGGCTATTATTCCGAGCTGTTCACCGAGGGCGAGACCCTGGGCAGCGGTGAAGGCAATCTGGTCTTCACCGGCAATGACGACGATCCCGGTACGGTCGAAACTTTGTCGGCCATGGGCTTTGCCGAACCTTCCAAGGCCATCGAGACGGTGCGCAAGTGGCACTATGGCAGCTACCCCGCCACGCGTGCCGCCGCGGCCCGCGCGCACCTCACCGAATTGCTGCCGGCGCTGCTGTCCACCCTCAGCACAGCCGGCAATGCCGACGAAGCGCTGGCCAAGTTCGACAATTTCCTGTCGCGCTTGCCCACTGGCGTGCAGCTCTTCGCCCTGCTGCGAACCCACCCCAATCTGCGCACGCTGCTGGTGCAGCTCATGGCCTCGGCGCCGCGCATGTCCGAGGCGGTGATCCACCGTGCCCATGTGATGGATGGGCTGATCGACCCCGCCTTCGCCAATGACGTGACGCATCGCGACGTGCTCATCGCCAAGGTCGATGCTTTCCTCGCCGAAGCGCGCTCTTACGAAGAGATCATCGATCGCGCCCGCATCATCGGGCAGGAGCAGAAATTCCTCATCGCGGCCGGGCTGCTGTCGGGCACGGTTAGCGCCAGCGGCGCTGGCGAGCAATTCACCGCGCTGGCCGAAACGCTGCTGAACCGGCTATCGGGCAGCGTCCGCGCCGAGTTCGAACGTCGCCACGGCGCCATTGCTGGCGGCAAGGTGGCGCTGCTGGCCTTCGGTAAGATGGCGAGCCGGGAGATGACGGTCACCTCCGACCTCGATTTCATCCTGCTCTATGACGCGCCAGAGACGGAATCGGATGGCGACAAGCCACTGAGCACCAATCACTATTATACTCGCCTGACCCAGCGCCTCGTCGCGGCCATCACCGCGCCGACCGCCGAAGGTGTGCTCTATGAAGCCGATATGCGGTTGCGCCCATCGGGCAATGCCGGGCCGCTAGCGACCAGCCTCACCGGCTTCCGCGCCTACCACCGCGACAATGCCTGGACCTGGGAGCATCTGGCGCTCAGCCGCGCTCGTGTCATCGCGGCCGATGGGCAATTCGCTCAGGCGGTCGACGCTGCCATCGCCGAGGTCATGTCGCGGCCCCGGGATGCTACCAAAACCATCGAAGATGTGGTTTCGATGCGGGCTTTGATGGCCAAGGAGCGGCCGTCCCGGCATCCCTTTGACCTCAAGCTTGCCGAGGGTGGGCTGGTCGATCTCGAGTTCATCGCGCAATCGGCCCAGCTCGTCGCCGGCGCCACGATTGGATTGCCGCAGGCGCTGACGGCGCGGGTCCTAGCCCGACTGGGCGAGACCGGCCTCGTGCCCGAAGGGGCTCGGCTGGCCGAAATCCACGAGCTCTATTCGACCGTGCTGCAAGTGATGAGCTCGGCGCTGGTCAGCCCGTTCAAGGACGAGGCCTGGACCCTGGCCTTCAAGGAATTGCTGGCGGGCCTGACCCATTACCCCGATTTCGCGCGCCTGGAACTGGACCTCATCGCCATGCGTGGCGAGGTGAGTGCTGCTGCAGCAGGGTGGTACGAGAAGGCGCGGGGACTTTAGGCCCGCCTCGCCCCGGAGGGGCGAGGTAAGAGGTGGCTACTCCGCTCTCCGTGGCGGCACTGGCGTCCCGCGCTTTTCCAGCGCTCGCTTTACGCTTTCCGGCACATCCCGGCAGCCGCATTGCTCGGCATGTTCCAGATGCCATTCGATCCGCGTTTCGAGATTGGCATTTCTGGGCATCCGGTGTGCCTCATGCCATTCCCGGTTGATCATTCGGCGGCCTGCAGGGCTGTTTCGGGATGAAGCGGCAGGGAGATGGCTACCGTGGTTCCCAGCGAAGGGCTGGAATCGATGGCCATGTGCCCGCCGCTGAGTTCGGCAATGGCGCGGGAGATGGAGATGCCTAGCCCCGGGCCGATGCCCTCGCGGGTGAAGGTGGCGTCGCCCAGGGCAAAGGGTTGCGACAGGCTTGCCAGGCGCGCCTCGTCCATGCCCAGGCCGGTATCGGTCACCTCGATAACCACGCCATCCCGTGCTGCGAATGCGGCAAGGGTAACGCGGCCGCCTGATGGTGTGAAGCGCAGCGAGTTCTCGACGATATTGGCGACCATGCGGTTCAGCCCCAACCGGTCGCCGCGCAATACCGCCCCGCAGGGCTCGCCGCGAACGAGGCTGAGCCCGGCGCGCGCCGCCTGCGCCCGGAAACGCTGGGCCACGCTATCGAGCAATTCGTCGACGCCGACCGGATCGGTTCGCAGGTCTTTCTGCCCGCTCTCCAGCTCGGCGAGGTCGAGGATGGTCGCGAACGACGCCAGCAGGTGTTCGCCCGAGGTTTTGATCGACTGCACATAGTCGTCATAG
Encoded proteins:
- a CDS encoding bifunctional [glutamine synthetase] adenylyltransferase/[glutamine synthetase]-adenylyl-L-tyrosine phosphorylase, translated to MAISLKSLPPQDCPRFEAWLAELPADQRSAISGAASTLGPLLESAPYLLGLAQENAAWLVGALSDTADGAFTDIIEAVERAGREATDEDTLSPVLRIGKGRTALLAAMAETGGAWTTAQSTAALSDLADAALDAVLNLLMRQAAERGLLAIPAEQANAANSGLAIFALGKHGGQELNYSSDIDIVAFYDPEKGVLADPSEATKIYSRMVQKLVGLMEDRRAHGYVFRTDLRLRPDPGSTPVAISFDAALAYYESRGQNWERAAWIKARACAGDIGVGHAFLKELAPYVWRKHLDFATIADIQAMKRQINIAKNVGDIRVEGHNVKLGRGGIREIEFFTQTQQLIAGGRDKALRVKPTAHALAALADANWITPKAATELTQTYWYLRAVENRLQMLRDEQTHVMPATSDEVAIIGRLMGQPDLRQFEIGYRAALERVVGYYSELFTEGETLGSGEGNLVFTGNDDDPGTVETLSAMGFAEPSKAIETVRKWHYGSYPATRAAAARAHLTELLPALLSTLSTAGNADEALAKFDNFLSRLPTGVQLFALLRTHPNLRTLLVQLMASAPRMSEAVIHRAHVMDGLIDPAFANDVTHRDVLIAKVDAFLAEARSYEEIIDRARIIGQEQKFLIAAGLLSGTVSASGAGEQFTALAETLLNRLSGSVRAEFERRHGAIAGGKVALLAFGKMASREMTVTSDLDFILLYDAPETESDGDKPLSTNHYYTRLTQRLVAAITAPTAEGVLYEADMRLRPSGNAGPLATSLTGFRAYHRDNAWTWEHLALSRARVIAADGQFAQAVDAAIAEVMSRPRDATKTIEDVVSMRALMAKERPSRHPFDLKLAEGGLVDLEFIAQSAQLVAGATIGLPQALTARVLARLGETGLVPEGARLAEIHELYSTVLQVMSSALVSPFKDEAWTLAFKELLAGLTHYPDFARLELDLIAMRGEVSAAAAGWYEKARGL